A genomic stretch from Petrimonas mucosa includes:
- a CDS encoding RNA polymerase sigma-70 factor, with protein sequence MEEYRGDSSGPTEEQILIRQLKRGEMGSYEIIFHRYYSLYFQFAKGMLKDEQAAEDILQNVFMKIWMKRERLNENQSIRNYIYVLTKREILNHFRLKYHSQVILTEEIRQFDMADKHKIQELDYHELRETVQQVIDCMPPRRRDIYCMSRLKSIPNKEIAQQLGISIRTVEKHLELALQTFRKQLGDFLFILVYLGFKF encoded by the coding sequence ATGGAGGAGTATAGAGGAGACTCTTCGGGGCCGACCGAAGAACAGATATTGATCCGCCAATTGAAGCGAGGTGAGATGGGCAGCTATGAAATTATCTTTCATCGCTACTACTCCCTTTACTTCCAATTTGCGAAAGGGATGCTGAAGGATGAGCAGGCCGCCGAAGACATACTTCAGAATGTCTTCATGAAGATATGGATGAAGAGGGAGAGGCTCAATGAAAACCAATCGATCAGGAACTACATCTATGTACTTACCAAAAGGGAGATTCTGAACCACTTCAGGCTGAAATACCATTCACAGGTCATTTTGACCGAAGAGATCCGGCAGTTTGACATGGCAGACAAGCATAAAATCCAGGAGCTGGATTACCATGAATTGAGAGAGACCGTGCAGCAGGTTATCGACTGCATGCCACCGCGCAGACGGGACATCTATTGCATGAGCCGCCTGAAATCAATTCCCAACAAGGAGATTGCACAGCAGTTGGGCATATCGATACGGACAGTCGAAAAACACCTGGAGCTGGCCCTTCAGACTTTCCGCAAACAGCTGGGCGATTTCCTGTTTATCTTGGTCTATCTGGGATTCAAATTCTAA
- a CDS encoding PL29 family lyase N-terminal domain-containing protein, whose translation MLTLLFISLSISCTEIYDDSQAWKDIDNIYKELDQLKEKLDGLQVQVNALSQIINGGAITSITELEGGGYRVYYKGLDNVEQSFVIATQDQMTTLPIISIEKVDNIFYWTTMAGGKTEFLLDENNNRIPITGKIPQIRVDAEGYWVINGNRILDSNQKPVKAGGGTSTSLINDVVVNSDGTASITLSNGEMVKVSAFNLFNVQFSLNGIPVAGSVEVEEGTTSMKLGYQIVGTKADQAILIVTRSNGLTASLNSNEKELQISFPDDFEVGSVMLLLYDTESNLLVKPLRFIVPIAGEGGISSAADFMEFINAVNTGGSLRKFRNSSGDVVLLQDIDMSGYPLTSGIGDPVTVNTTSANSNVVYTMGANTFNGLFDGQGHRIYNLVCSYDVADGNKAHGLFNALGAAGVVKNLTVAGKVTVTGVAPQGAAVGGLVGYSEGTLLACTNRLDIAFEGSDANNITVRIGGLVGVLNMGSIGDGTPANGCVNEGNLTCGTIANEGSGANGAFHQAGIVAFMQGEGALVSHAINRGDLSAPSGRSGGIAGTMNHGKIEYCVNDGTIQDDVNNIFASHPSRYNIKRMGGIVGGSNSNTYVNHCTNNGSLFSQNGCRTGGFVGHNGGYVQSCTNNGIILSDYIEVGSARHGAGWACGYSGSSDEFVTDCHIGGKVGDYSLYKDNIEATPSALYSNAVCHGAFSPEKNNFSNQDEAFYDWKVVEETELATGVVLKHFSFTNFSQNIYALEIDLTNPKVTFETVMADEICPNPNANNNSNNGKNLRETLSETAERRRSEGRNIVAGINTGFFNSHDGFPRGMHIEEGEPVFVNNPDVRESLVNHRPGFTFFEDRTISFEYRYFRGNLKVDGVEYEYYSINDTIVRLNGSHSYDANLYTHRFVREPHPGINNPVGEKALFIVGHNSSPLKMNHGYMEATITQIIDGRTASVEVPYVTGKDEWVLQVTGAKAEELAGKLHAGKSVEIMAELRIGNSTDRIKVHNSSMYRYLYNGVYAAPSASVAEVIDPTTNLGVNQERTRMVIFCVDGRSSKDRGLNFYEAYRVAKKLGLHDVIRFDGGGSTTMWAYSGGTGKVVNTVSDSKGERSCMNYLHVRVLE comes from the coding sequence TTGCTAACACTATTATTCATTTCCTTATCAATCAGTTGTACGGAAATTTATGATGATTCACAGGCCTGGAAGGATATTGACAATATCTACAAGGAGCTGGATCAGTTGAAGGAGAAGCTGGATGGGCTGCAGGTGCAGGTCAATGCTTTGAGCCAGATTATCAACGGCGGAGCCATCACCTCCATTACAGAACTCGAGGGTGGGGGCTACAGGGTCTACTACAAGGGATTAGACAATGTGGAACAAAGTTTTGTCATTGCAACCCAGGATCAGATGACAACACTGCCCATCATCAGCATCGAGAAGGTAGACAATATCTTTTACTGGACCACCATGGCCGGGGGTAAGACCGAATTCCTCCTGGATGAGAACAACAACAGGATTCCCATCACAGGAAAAATTCCGCAAATCAGGGTGGATGCCGAGGGCTATTGGGTGATCAACGGGAATCGGATCCTCGACAGCAACCAGAAACCGGTAAAGGCAGGAGGAGGAACCAGCACCTCGCTGATCAACGACGTGGTGGTGAACAGCGACGGTACCGCATCCATCACGCTGAGCAACGGTGAAATGGTGAAAGTGAGCGCATTCAACCTCTTCAATGTCCAGTTCAGTCTGAATGGAATTCCCGTTGCCGGCTCCGTTGAGGTGGAGGAGGGGACAACTTCCATGAAACTGGGGTATCAGATTGTTGGAACGAAGGCCGACCAGGCCATCCTGATCGTAACCAGGAGCAACGGTTTGACCGCCTCGCTGAACTCAAATGAGAAGGAGTTGCAGATCAGCTTCCCGGATGATTTTGAAGTGGGGAGCGTCATGCTGCTGCTCTACGACACGGAATCGAATCTCCTTGTCAAGCCGTTGCGCTTCATCGTTCCCATAGCCGGTGAGGGAGGCATATCCAGCGCCGCCGATTTCATGGAGTTCATAAATGCGGTCAACACCGGTGGCAGTCTCCGGAAATTCAGGAACAGCAGCGGCGACGTGGTGTTGCTTCAGGATATCGACATGAGCGGATATCCCCTCACAAGCGGCATTGGGGATCCAGTTACGGTGAATACCACCAGCGCCAACTCCAATGTGGTATATACGATGGGTGCCAACACCTTCAATGGTCTCTTTGACGGACAGGGCCACCGCATCTACAACCTGGTCTGCAGCTACGACGTGGCCGATGGCAACAAGGCCCATGGCCTGTTCAATGCGTTGGGCGCCGCAGGTGTCGTTAAAAATCTGACGGTTGCCGGCAAGGTTACGGTAACGGGTGTTGCTCCTCAAGGGGCTGCCGTTGGCGGACTGGTTGGCTATAGCGAAGGTACGCTCCTGGCCTGTACCAACCGGTTGGATATTGCCTTTGAGGGTAGTGATGCCAACAATATCACGGTGCGGATTGGCGGACTGGTTGGTGTGCTCAACATGGGCAGCATTGGCGACGGTACGCCGGCCAATGGCTGTGTCAACGAGGGTAATCTTACCTGTGGAACCATTGCCAATGAGGGGTCGGGAGCCAACGGTGCCTTCCATCAGGCGGGTATTGTCGCCTTCATGCAGGGGGAGGGTGCCCTGGTCTCCCACGCTATCAACCGGGGCGACTTGAGTGCCCCGTCGGGTCGTAGCGGCGGCATTGCCGGTACCATGAACCATGGAAAGATTGAGTACTGTGTGAATGATGGAACCATCCAGGATGACGTCAACAACATTTTCGCCTCGCACCCGTCGCGCTACAACATCAAACGTATGGGTGGAATCGTGGGAGGATCCAACTCAAATACCTATGTCAACCATTGTACCAACAACGGTAGTCTCTTCTCCCAGAACGGTTGCAGGACCGGCGGATTTGTTGGTCACAATGGCGGATATGTGCAATCCTGCACCAACAACGGCATCATCCTCTCTGACTATATCGAAGTGGGTTCGGCCAGGCATGGTGCCGGATGGGCATGCGGCTACAGCGGCTCCTCTGACGAGTTTGTGACCGATTGCCACATTGGTGGCAAGGTAGGGGATTACAGCCTCTATAAAGACAATATCGAAGCTACACCCAGTGCATTATATTCCAATGCGGTATGTCATGGGGCATTCTCTCCCGAGAAGAACAACTTCTCCAATCAGGATGAGGCTTTTTATGACTGGAAAGTGGTGGAAGAGACCGAACTGGCCACGGGAGTTGTTCTGAAGCACTTCTCCTTCACCAACTTCAGCCAGAACATCTATGCGCTCGAAATTGACCTGACCAATCCCAAGGTGACTTTCGAGACGGTGATGGCCGATGAGATCTGCCCCAATCCCAATGCCAACAACAACTCAAACAACGGGAAGAACCTGAGGGAGACCCTCTCGGAAACAGCAGAGAGAAGGCGGAGCGAGGGCAGGAATATTGTGGCTGGCATCAATACCGGCTTCTTCAACTCGCATGACGGATTTCCCCGCGGAATGCATATCGAGGAGGGAGAACCGGTTTTTGTAAACAACCCTGACGTGCGTGAGTCGCTGGTGAACCACCGCCCTGGATTCACCTTCTTCGAAGACCGCACCATCAGTTTCGAGTACAGATACTTCAGGGGAAACCTGAAAGTGGATGGTGTGGAGTATGAATACTACTCCATCAACGACACCATCGTTCGGCTCAACGGCAGCCACTCCTACGATGCCAACCTCTATACCCACCGGTTTGTCAGGGAGCCGCACCCGGGAATCAACAACCCGGTAGGGGAAAAGGCCCTCTTCATTGTAGGGCACAACAGTTCCCCGTTGAAGATGAACCATGGATATATGGAAGCCACCATCACACAGATCATTGATGGCCGGACAGCTTCGGTTGAAGTCCCCTATGTCACCGGCAAGGATGAATGGGTCCTGCAGGTTACTGGTGCCAAGGCCGAGGAGCTGGCCGGCAAGCTACATGCGGGTAAGAGTGTGGAGATTATGGCTGAACTGAGGATAGGCAACTCTACCGACAGGATCAAGGTTCACAACTCCAGCATGTACCGCTATCTATACAACGGAGTATATGCCGCCCCGAGTGCCAGCGTTGCAGAGGTGATAGACCCTACAACCAATCTGGGGGTCAACCAGGAGAGGACCAGGATGGTCATCTTCTGCGTGGATGGCAGGAGCAGCAAAGACCGGGGACTCAATTTTTACGAAGCCTACCGTGTTGCCAAGAAGTTGGGGCTGCATGATGTGATCCGCTTCGACGGGGGTGGTTCAACCACTATGTGGGCCTACTCCGGCGGAACAGGCAAGGTGGTCAACACCGTGTCTGACAGCAAGGGAGAGAGGAGTTGCATGAACTACCTGCATGTGAGAGTACTTGAATAA
- a CDS encoding PL29 family lyase N-terminal domain-containing protein, which yields MKNIIKAYLLVAAFCMLFSCKDSYDDTRIWQDLDEIEKIIRDYEARVQTLLDEMNSLTSLMNSSFISLITQDAAGNYVISYTNNGGDTHSITIARQSDVVDLPIVTAKLDSDGKYYWAQTLDKGKSYSFILDEDGEKYPIAGRKPEIGIDNKGYWIINGVNTGVLAKDMSNTLFREAYIDEENQEAVFILSNNQELRLQMREALGVRFDLPLFNGVADYDTPVTIRYELYGTLAENAHVDLFTAYNMEVTVDRIASTLTATLKSGATEGNILLLASAGSNTILKPLYFTYGEAIIEDPTYQGSTNRIQLSGNRTDIEIQVSSSISYETKTESDWILHGGTRALTTTTHSFTILANETGDERTGRILFANTLYNISASIDLLQDPKEAESKGGISTAADLVAFAKAVNSGASTARWQNEAGEIVLLNDIDMSSVSSWTPIGDVDASAYSTAEPYVGVNPFTGTFNGQGFAIKNLDCSTELSGDKLAYGLFGSISNATIKNLTLGSAGEPVTWKFTGTAAKYTLIAPLVGYAKGSVIENCTNYYNVDFAADNKNGELVLVSGLVGAIVETRIGGDSKALGCTNRGFVRTGAISNTANGGTGMQTAGICAFMAKAEGCLINYCVNYGDISSPSGRTGGLVATLMQGNIKNSENRGTIEDDKVGQYAGKEPSQTYNLKRMGGLVGGTDNLTGKPQFTVEYCTNYGNVITHLSARTGGFIGHSNIQIIGCVNRGAIIGDVFTEGNGVNRHGPGWACGFAGASTATWTNCRGCARGGYVGGYQYKDDPTSAPEATNENAFCHANERFDSSINF from the coding sequence ATGAAGAACATTATTAAAGCATATCTGCTGGTTGCCGCATTCTGCATGCTTTTCAGTTGCAAGGATTCGTACGACGACACCAGAATATGGCAAGACCTGGATGAGATCGAGAAGATCATCCGTGACTACGAAGCGCGTGTCCAGACACTGCTGGATGAGATGAATTCCCTCACCAGCCTGATGAACAGCTCATTTATTTCATTGATCACACAGGATGCTGCAGGCAATTATGTCATCTCCTATACCAACAATGGGGGTGACACCCATAGCATCACCATTGCCAGACAGTCAGATGTGGTCGACCTGCCCATCGTAACGGCCAAGCTGGACAGTGACGGGAAATATTACTGGGCACAGACGCTTGACAAGGGGAAAAGCTACTCCTTCATCCTCGATGAAGATGGGGAGAAATATCCCATTGCCGGGAGAAAACCGGAGATCGGGATCGATAACAAGGGATATTGGATCATCAACGGGGTCAACACCGGAGTCCTGGCCAAAGATATGAGCAACACCCTCTTCAGGGAGGCCTATATCGATGAGGAAAATCAGGAGGCGGTCTTCATCCTTTCCAACAACCAGGAGCTGAGACTGCAGATGCGGGAAGCCCTGGGGGTGAGGTTTGATCTCCCCCTGTTCAATGGAGTTGCCGATTACGATACCCCGGTTACCATCCGGTATGAACTGTATGGGACACTCGCGGAGAATGCCCATGTGGATCTCTTTACCGCTTACAACATGGAGGTGACGGTAGACAGAATCGCATCTACCCTGACTGCCACCCTGAAAAGCGGGGCAACGGAGGGAAATATTCTCCTGCTTGCCAGCGCAGGCAGCAATACGATCCTGAAACCGCTCTATTTTACCTATGGTGAGGCGATTATCGAGGATCCCACCTATCAGGGTTCAACCAACAGAATTCAACTGTCGGGGAACAGGACCGATATCGAGATCCAGGTCTCATCCAGCATCTCCTATGAGACCAAAACTGAGAGTGACTGGATTCTCCATGGGGGAACCAGGGCATTGACCACCACCACTCACTCCTTCACCATCCTGGCCAACGAGACCGGGGATGAGCGTACCGGCAGGATCCTCTTTGCCAATACCCTCTACAATATCTCCGCCAGCATCGATCTCCTGCAGGATCCGAAGGAGGCGGAAAGCAAAGGCGGCATCAGCACTGCAGCCGACCTGGTTGCCTTTGCCAAGGCGGTCAACAGCGGCGCAAGCACCGCACGTTGGCAGAACGAGGCGGGTGAAATTGTGCTGCTGAATGATATCGACATGTCATCCGTCAGCTCATGGACACCCATCGGCGACGTGGATGCCTCCGCCTATTCAACGGCTGAACCCTATGTGGGAGTAAATCCCTTCACCGGCACCTTCAACGGTCAGGGCTTTGCGATCAAAAATCTGGATTGCAGCACTGAATTGTCGGGCGACAAGCTTGCGTACGGCCTCTTCGGTTCAATCTCCAATGCCACCATCAAGAACCTGACACTGGGATCGGCAGGTGAACCGGTTACCTGGAAATTCACCGGAACAGCAGCCAAATACACACTCATTGCTCCGCTGGTGGGCTATGCGAAGGGTTCAGTCATCGAGAACTGTACCAACTATTACAACGTCGACTTTGCTGCAGATAATAAGAACGGCGAACTGGTATTGGTTTCGGGATTGGTGGGAGCCATTGTGGAGACCCGCATCGGAGGAGACTCCAAGGCATTGGGCTGTACCAACAGGGGATTTGTCCGTACCGGAGCCATCAGCAATACGGCAAACGGCGGTACCGGAATGCAGACTGCAGGTATCTGTGCTTTCATGGCCAAAGCGGAGGGATGTCTGATCAACTATTGTGTCAACTACGGAGACATCAGCAGTCCTTCGGGCCGTACGGGCGGTCTGGTTGCCACACTTATGCAGGGCAATATCAAGAACAGTGAGAACCGGGGAACCATCGAGGATGACAAGGTGGGTCAGTATGCCGGGAAAGAACCCAGCCAGACCTACAACCTGAAGCGTATGGGTGGCCTGGTGGGCGGAACCGATAACCTGACAGGCAAGCCCCAGTTCACCGTAGAGTATTGCACCAATTACGGCAACGTCATCACCCATCTCAGTGCCCGTACCGGAGGTTTCATCGGACACTCCAACATCCAGATCATCGGATGTGTCAACAGGGGGGCTATCATCGGGGATGTATTCACCGAAGGCAACGGTGTCAACCGGCATGGCCCGGGATGGGCTTGCGGTTTTGCAGGGGCCAGTACGGCAACCTGGACCAACTGCCGCGGATGTGCCAGGGGAGGATATGTTGGGGGGTATCAATACAAGGATGATCCCACTTCAGCTCCCGAGGCCACCAATGAGAATGCCTTCTGTCATGCCAACGAGCGTTTTGATAGCAGTATAAACTTCTAA
- a CDS encoding PL29 family lyase N-terminal domain-containing protein — protein sequence MKYIYYSILLVFLLGACSDYDDTPIKDKIDDFKQRIEMLQEKVSALNRDIDNLSYLTNGNVITSVTKNSDGKYVITYLDSSNQEKAVVVATQEDVIEAPILGVRLSTDDNLYYWTVTVDDETTWLEDADGGKVPVYGHTPEVSVDANGYWVVDGAVLTDQYGNPIEVTTDETAIFREISRSDDGYLRIKLGNGEELSLPIFNAFNLLLQTETVTLVERGTSAIAIPYSVEGADADKAIVAISQVEAVSAAIDTVNKTITVNFENGFEEGHIIVSAYNLEHLVLRPILFKSK from the coding sequence ATGAAATATATTTATTATTCGATTCTCCTTGTTTTCCTGCTGGGTGCCTGTAGTGATTATGACGACACCCCCATCAAGGACAAGATAGATGATTTCAAACAGCGGATCGAGATGCTTCAGGAAAAGGTGTCGGCCCTGAACAGGGATATTGACAACCTGAGCTATCTCACCAACGGGAATGTGATCACCTCTGTCACCAAAAACTCGGATGGCAAATATGTGATCACCTATCTCGACTCGTCCAATCAGGAGAAAGCCGTGGTGGTGGCCACTCAGGAGGATGTGATTGAAGCTCCCATCCTGGGGGTGCGCCTCTCTACCGATGACAATCTCTATTACTGGACCGTCACGGTTGATGATGAGACAACCTGGCTAGAAGATGCCGACGGCGGCAAGGTTCCGGTTTACGGACATACACCCGAGGTCAGCGTTGATGCCAACGGGTACTGGGTTGTGGATGGTGCAGTGTTGACAGATCAATATGGCAACCCCATCGAGGTGACCACCGACGAGACGGCCATCTTCAGGGAGATCAGCAGGAGCGACGATGGCTATCTCAGAATTAAACTGGGAAATGGTGAAGAGCTTAGCCTTCCCATCTTCAACGCGTTCAACCTGCTCCTCCAGACCGAAACGGTTACCCTGGTGGAGAGGGGTACCAGCGCCATTGCCATTCCCTATTCGGTGGAAGGGGCCGATGCCGACAAGGCGATTGTTGCCATCAGCCAGGTAGAAGCTGTTTCTGCAGCCATCGATACGGTCAACAAGACAATTACGGTAAATTTTGAAAATGGGTTTGAAGAGGGCCATATCATCGTGTCGGCCTATAATCTCGAACATCTGGTTTTGAGACCCATCCTGTTTAAAAGCAAGTAA
- a CDS encoding glycerophosphodiester phosphodiesterase family protein: protein MRKIIFSGLFMLLLFGACTHVPKATQPVNRAERILEEIHNPKSDYVVVIAHRGDWRNYPENSIPAIESVIRMGVDVVELDVMLTADSVLVLCHDRTIDRTTTGKGLVSEVTYAYIDSCFLRAGHNHPTDHKIPTLRKALEVCKDRIIVNIDKGFEYYDLVIAITEELGVTDQVLIKGKRAIDVVNERMGKYPNAMMYMPIIDINRISGQELFRQYVESGTVPVAYEVCWDQESPELHECLAAISAQPSRIWVNTLWPSLCGGKEAGMYDDYAFENGMETYQKVLDLGASMIQTDRPELLIQYLRKIGRHD from the coding sequence ATGAGAAAAATCATTTTTAGCGGACTTTTCATGCTGCTGCTCTTTGGTGCATGTACACATGTACCAAAGGCAACGCAGCCAGTCAACCGTGCTGAACGGATTCTTGAAGAGATTCACAATCCCAAGTCAGACTATGTGGTGGTGATCGCCCACAGGGGAGATTGGCGTAACTATCCCGAAAACTCCATTCCCGCCATCGAGTCGGTCATCAGGATGGGGGTGGATGTGGTGGAACTGGATGTGATGCTGACGGCCGACAGTGTGCTGGTGCTATGCCATGACCGGACCATTGACCGGACTACCACCGGCAAGGGGCTGGTGAGCGAAGTCACCTATGCCTACATAGATTCCTGCTTCCTGCGGGCCGGACACAACCACCCCACAGATCACAAGATACCCACTTTGAGAAAGGCGTTGGAGGTGTGCAAGGACAGGATCATCGTCAACATTGACAAGGGATTTGAGTATTACGACCTGGTGATTGCCATCACCGAAGAGCTGGGAGTCACCGATCAGGTGTTGATCAAGGGAAAGAGGGCGATCGATGTGGTGAATGAACGGATGGGGAAATATCCCAATGCCATGATGTATATGCCCATCATCGACATCAACAGAATATCCGGACAGGAGCTCTTCAGGCAATATGTGGAGAGCGGTACCGTCCCTGTGGCCTATGAGGTCTGCTGGGACCAGGAGAGCCCCGAGTTGCACGAGTGCCTGGCTGCCATCAGTGCCCAACCCTCCAGGATCTGGGTCAATACGTTGTGGCCATCCCTCTGTGGTGGCAAGGAGGCCGGCATGTATGACGACTACGCCTTTGAAAATGGGATGGAGACCTATCAGAAGGTTCTCGACCTGGGTGCATCCATGATCCAGACCGACAGGCCAGAGCTGCTGATTCAGTATCTGCGGAAGATTGGGCGGCATGACTGA
- a CDS encoding FecR family protein, which produces MKKMTDLLSDYFHDNCSREDEIAIEKWLAENGGDEVDEAFQKILSEIRVDDATLAREGFEKFRQRIGSARSSSSAERLRRTARLLQRVAALLFIPLLALSGYLFLKDNPQQMEWNDITIPNGTQQALTLSDGTVLHLNAGTRVIYPAQFTGDKREIFINGEVFADVAKDPDKPFIISAGDIQVEVLGTQFNFRAYNNLETVEVALVEGAVLFETENSQQERLKAGEMVQYNRTTRQINRELFLTHQYKSPSKNEGFYFSNLTLGDIAKELEYYFDTDIVILDDELNSNRYVAYFTNNETLDEILSDLNVDGKMMIKQSQNMIFIDKRH; this is translated from the coding sequence ATGAAGAAGATGACAGATTTATTGAGCGATTATTTCCACGATAATTGTTCCCGGGAAGATGAAATAGCGATCGAGAAGTGGTTGGCCGAAAACGGCGGTGACGAAGTGGATGAGGCTTTCCAGAAGATCCTGTCGGAGATCAGGGTAGATGATGCCACCCTGGCACGGGAGGGCTTTGAAAAGTTCAGGCAGCGAATCGGATCGGCAAGGAGCTCATCATCGGCAGAAAGGCTGAGGAGAACCGCCAGGTTGCTGCAACGGGTGGCAGCTCTCCTGTTCATCCCGCTTCTGGCTCTTTCTGGATATCTGTTTCTGAAAGATAATCCACAGCAGATGGAGTGGAACGACATCACCATACCCAACGGGACTCAACAGGCCCTGACCCTCTCTGACGGTACGGTGCTGCACCTGAATGCCGGAACCAGGGTGATCTATCCTGCCCAATTCACCGGTGACAAAAGGGAGATATTTATCAACGGGGAGGTGTTTGCCGACGTGGCAAAGGATCCGGATAAACCTTTCATCATCTCGGCCGGCGATATCCAAGTAGAGGTACTGGGCACACAATTCAATTTCAGGGCATACAACAACCTGGAGACTGTCGAGGTGGCGCTGGTGGAAGGTGCCGTCCTGTTTGAAACGGAAAACAGCCAACAGGAGAGATTGAAGGCGGGCGAAATGGTTCAATATAATCGCACTACCCGGCAGATCAACCGGGAATTGTTCCTCACGCACCAGTATAAGTCTCCATCCAAAAACGAAGGATTCTATTTCAGCAACCTCACACTCGGTGATATTGCCAAAGAGTTGGAATACTACTTTGATACCGATATTGTCATATTGGATGATGAGTTGAACAGTAACCGCTATGTGGCATATTTCACCAACAATGAGACCCTTGACGAGATTCTTTCCGATCTCAACGTTGATGGGAAAATGATGATCAAACAGAGCCAGAATATGATTTTCATAGACAAACGGCATTAA